The Brassica oleracea var. oleracea cultivar TO1000 chromosome C7, BOL, whole genome shotgun sequence sequence AACATGGTAAAAGAAAAATACAAGAAGACAAAATACAATCTATAGTGAAACACAACTCAACAGTTACAACATTGATAAAATCAATAATATAGAAAGGCTACTTAAGTTTGGATTTGGTTTGTCACTTTCTTTTCCATCTGACCCTCTAGATCACCCGCATGAGTTTGAGGATAAACCGTCATATCACCGGAAACTGGGGTTGTTGATGCGAGCTTGACCATGTCAATGGAGTGATCCTGCACCGTTTTGGGTTTCTCTGTGTCATCAACTTTTGGAGCCTTGTAGTACTTGAATATGATGTAGAGAATCATTTGAACTGCTCCGAGAAATGCACCCAATATATTTGGAAGCTTCGATAAAAAAATAATAATCACATAAGTCATCTGTCTCCCATTAAATCATTTGTTGAAAACAGTACAAATCCCATTAATTTCCGTCAAATAAAGAAAATAATAATAATTGTACTCTTGGTTTCTCTGACGCAATCATATAATATATGATTGTAAAAGCATAAAGCAAAAGAAGCGTACGGCTCGAATGATATATTCGCCAGTCTTTGCATAGAAGGAATAAGGGGAAAAGAGACAAAAGGTTGTGGAAAATCTTTCCCCTTAGACATGAACCACCCATAATAATATATGATACTATGCTGCGGTGTCCTTTATTATATGCTTATATAAGATATATACTATAAGAAAAAGACTCACCGCAACGTAGAAGTCTTTGATAGCAAGACCGTAGAAGAGCCACGTAATGGCGCTGAGTGTAAGAAACAATGATAGAGAGAAGGGCATAAACTCGACACTCTTTGTTCGTATCACCACTCTCTGCATCATTTTTTTACCTTTCACGTGTTAAACGATATAGTAGATAAAGAGATGCTAATACCATAAAAAGAAAGACAAAAAGCAAGAGATATATTATACGTTCATGTACAAAGTATATAAGTACGTACCATGATGCTCAAAGGTGCTGCAAAGACGCAAACCGAAAATCCGACGCAAATCCCTCCAAGGACTTTCTCACGGTTCGACTTTTTGGTCAAGAGCTCACAGACAAGAATAATAGCGGCAAAACCCAAGAAATTCAAGAGTCCAAGAACCTTCAAAGTTGATATCTACAGGGTTGTTTATATCATCAGCTAGCCAATTTTTATATAAGTGCATTTTTGATATTACCAAGAGAAATGATATAGTTTACACGTACTCTAGCTTTCTTGTTAGCATAGGTTATGAAGAGGATGATGTAGATGGTTTCGATGAAGCATCCAACGGCATTTATGGTAATCAGAAGGAAGCCTGATCCATCTTTCTGCAGAGCGTAGTAAATCCATAGCATCGCGCTAAAGAGCGCTGACACATACGGAAGTGATTGAAAGCCTTCTATAGATTTTTTCTTGCAGATCCTAACAAACGTTGGCCTTCGCGTACATGAAAAATAACATCCAAAATATTTTTGTAAGAAGTTCGATAAAGTAAAAAAAAAATAAGGAAGTGAGTGTTTGAGATCGATGATGCTTACACTGGCGCCAAGAAAACGATAAATGATATGATGTTGCCTACAAAAGATACATAATTAAAGATACCACGAGTTAAAATGAAGATGTACGTATATTAACATGGAGAGTATCGTATATAATTTTGTATAAATTTGATATTGTTGATGAAAGCTTAGATACTTACCCATGATTCCAAATGTAAAGGCCAATACGTTTAGAGCCATTTTGATTGTTTTGTAAATGAGCTTTCTACTTCTGAATAAGATTATCGAAGAAAATGAACAAGGTAACAAGAGGAGGTCTTCAAACTCTTGTTAGCTCTAGTTGAGTTTTCTTCGATCGATATAAGTTTAACTACGAGGCCAATGATGCACACTATATATAGAGCGTTCAATGTGTAAGGGTGTAGTGTTTATAGGTTGGGGACGTTGTCGTTTTCGTGGGCTAGTAGAGAGAAGAACATCGCATATTGACGGTCTCAGGTATTTCTAAAAAAAATTAAAATGGAAAATATTCGATAATTTTGTGTGGTATGCACTCTTGGCGTGTATTATATTTGTTTTATGCCAAACCTTGGTTTATATTATTATCTTAGCCATTTAAGTGAGCTTTCTTTTTCCTTTAAACCAAATGAAATAAAAATAATTGAGCTAAACTTATTGGTGATTTATTCTTTTGGCATGACCAATAAATTAAACCATTGCCAAGCTGTTAGTTTTCTAGCCAAACATTCAAATAAATATCGATTATGGCTATATATTCCATAATACTACGTTTGGTCACGACTCACGAGTTTTATACAGTCATGTAAGTTTCCAGTATTCTACTAGCCAAATATATAGTTTATATTTTTGTTTACCTACACATACATATATATATATATATATATATATATATATATATTCAAAACTTATGATTTCTGGATTCATACTTCAAAATTTTCCTTTTTACTATTCCAAAGTTTGCATGGTAGAATATATATACCATAAACACTCCAATTAACTGGCCACATGCAACTACAAG is a genomic window containing:
- the LOC106304894 gene encoding bidirectional sugar transporter SWEET14 produces the protein MALNVLAFTFGIMGNIISFIVFLAPVPTFVRICKKKSIEGFQSLPYVSALFSAMLWIYYALQKDGSGFLLITINAVGCFIETIYIILFITYANKKARISTLKVLGLLNFLGFAAIILVCELLTKKSNREKVLGGICVGFSVCVFAAPLSIMRVVIRTKSVEFMPFSLSLFLTLSAITWLFYGLAIKDFYVALPNILGAFLGAVQMILYIIFKYYKAPKVDDTEKPKTVQDHSIDMVKLASTTPVSGDMTVYPQTHAGDLEGQMEKKVTNQIQT